Part of the Clupea harengus unplaced genomic scaffold, Ch_v2.0.2, whole genome shotgun sequence genome is shown below.
CGCTCACGCCAGCGGACACACCGTCGCCAGGCCACTGCTGTttgagtaagaacacacacacacacacacacacacacacaacacacaccacacacacacacacacacataacacatacacaccacacacacacacacacacacacacaccgtcgcCAGGCCACTGCTGTttgagtaagaacacacacacacacacacacacacacacacacacaccgtcgcCAGGCCACTGCTGTttgagtaagaacacacacacacacacaacacacacacacacacacacacacacacaacacacacaccaccgtcgCCAGGCCACTGCTGTttgagtaagaacacacacacacacacacaccgtcgcCAGGCCCACTGCTGTttgagtaagaacacacacacacacacacacacacacacacacacacacacacacaccgtcgcCAGGCCACTGCTGTttgagtaagaacacacacacacacacacacacacacacacacaccgtcgcCAGGCCACTGCTGTTTGagtaagaacacaacacacacacacacacacacacacacacacacacacacaccgtcgcCAGGCCACTGCTGTTtaagtaagaacacacacacacacacacacacagaagtattcCATCTCCACTACAGATTAAACAGGGTGTCCCATGTTTCAGGTTCCCCAGAGACCAGCGCACCTATGCGCTCGATAAACAGTTCCTGTGGGGGAAGAGTTTGCTGGTGACACCGGTGCTGGAGCCGGGTGTGGAGTATGTGGTGGGCTACTTCCCCAAAGGCCTGTGGTACGACTTCTAcacggtgagcacacacacacacacacacacacacacacacaccccgccctCTCTcccgtctacacacacacacacacactcacacacacacacacacacacacacacactcaggtcaggTGTGGAGTATGTGCTGGGCTActtccctaacacacacactcacacaatgtcTTAAGATAAAAGCATCTTTctaacccgtgtgtgtgtgtgtgtgtgtgtgtgtgtgtgtgtgtgtgtgtgtgtgtgtgtgtgtgtgtgtgtgtgtgtgtgtgtgtgtgtgtgtgtgtgtttagggagaCTCTTTGGCCAGCAGTGGGGAGGATATTAAACTGCAGGCGCCACTGGACAAGATCAACCTTCACCTGAGAGAGGGCAGCATCATACCCacccaggtgagagagagagagagtgagtgtgtgagagggggcaGCATCATAcccacccaggtgtgtgtgtgtgtgggggggggggtattaagagagagagagagcacaaggtttgtgtgtgtatgtatgtgtttttatgtgtgggTATTaatgtgttggtgtgcgtgtgtgtgtgtgtagagacccAACATCACTCTCTGGGTGAGCAGTGGGCAGCCGATGCATCTGATTGGTGCTCTGTCTGAGGATGGCGTTGCCGAGGGTGACCTGTTCTGGGACGATGGGGAAACCATAGCAACCTACGAGAACAACCAGCACGCCTACATCCGCTTCCGAGTCCAGAAGGTACGAGACACACCAGCTTTCCACAAGGGTCCTTTAAACCAGAAACCACTCCAGTACTCTCACAAAACGGATTCCATCTAGGTTCCTTTAAACCAGTTCTCTCACAGAACTGATTCTATCTAGGGTATTTTAAACCAGTTCTCTCATAAACCGGATTCCTTCTAGGGCCCTTTAAACTATTTTGAGATACCAGTACTCTCACAAACCAGATTCTAACTCTTGCCCTTTTAAACTTGTTTCCCAAAACTACTACAATTCTCCAAAAACAAATAGATTTCAAAATTGTCTCCTTGTATGTGTTCATTCCCtaaaactacattacccatgattCCTCAGAGCACTATGACCTCAGAGGTGCTGCAGGCCAATGTGGAGGCTAGTTACATCACCGTGGAAACCGTCTCCTTTTATGGTGTGAAGCCGGAACCCAAGAGAGTTACAGTGAACTCTCAAGATGCAGATTTCACCTACCGAGCCAATCAGGTAAGAGAGTCATGACTAAATGAGCTCAGTGGGCGGGGCCCTACCGAGCCAATCAGGTAAGAGAGTCGTGACTAAATGAGCTCAGTGGGCGGGGCTATTTCTATGACTCACTCTGCAGGGGAAATAAGGTTAAGAGAAGCTATGTTCAGGTTTACGTGTCATTTAGGAACACTGAGCAAATAAGCTGCTTTCTTATGTACTTgtaaactcactctctctctctctccctttctcctactctccctctcccctgatcgccctccctctcccctgctctccctctctcacctgctctctctccctctcctctctctccctctcccctgctctccctccctctctcacctgctctctctctctctcactctctctctcgtgtttctctctctctctctctcgctctctctctgtctaggtTCTCACTGTGACTAATTTGGGTTTGAACTTGAGCCAGAACTTCACCATCAGTTGGATGTAGACGTTTTGGGAACATCAGCTTGTCCGAGTCAGGAATGTTTGGGAATTCTGTTGAGGGATGGGACATCACTCCGGCCAGCTCCACAGCTTGACCATGAACCCACGCCTGCCATGTCCGTGTTCGGCATCGTCCAATGAGAGCTTTTGGAGTGGTCACATGATCTTACCTAATGCAGATGAAGTGAGGGCCCgatctcctcgtgtgtgtgtgtgtgtttgagggccGGATTTCCtcctgtgtgaggtgtgtgtgtgtgtgtgtgggcactggtgtgtgtgtgtgtgtgtgtgggcactggtgtgtgtgtgtgtgtgtgtgtgtgtgtgtgggcactggtgtgtgtgtgtgtgtgtgtgtgtgttttgtgtgtgtgagtgtttgcgcCCGATCTCCTCCTGTTCGCTCAAGTCAAACTCTCCTGCTTTGCTTTGTACAAGGAaatgtgcaattgtgtgtgtgtgtgtgtgcgtgtgtgtgtgtgcgttcacatGTGTAGAACTCACTgaggacaaaacaaaaacccaaTTATCCTTTTTCTGCGATCGCCCAATCCGATCAGtcgtacctgtgtgtgtccatcgtTAACGAGCAAAATTTGCACTAATTAAGACGCTTGATGGTAGTAACGATCAGATCAGCAAACCTGACAAGCCTATGCCAGGCAACAGTCTCTGTACTGTTTACCAGATATGAGATGCTAATAGCCAATCAGGAGTCTCTGTTCAACAGACATGAGATGCTAATAGCCAATCAGGAGTCTCCGTTCAACAGACATGAGATGCTAATAGCCAATCAGGAGTCTCAGTTCAACAGACACGAGATGCTAATAGCCAATCAGGAGTCTCTGTTCAACAGACATGAGATGCTCAATAGCCAATCAGGAGTCTCTGTTCAGCAGACACGAGATGCTAATAGCCAATCAGGAGTCTCAGTTCAACAGACATGAGATGCTAATAGCCAATCAGGAGTCTCAGTTCAACAGACATGAGATGCTAATAGCCAATCAGGAGTCTCAGTTCAACAGACATGAGATGCTAatacccagaatgcactggaGAAGAAGACTCCCATATGTACTCCATTAGATCTCCTCTTCATGTGACTCTGTGCCGAGTCAACCGATATCAGACTGCTGGACTGGTAGGGTACTTTATATTATGCTCTGTTTGGACTTCAGGGGCCACCGTACACATACAGCAGGTTTCATAGATGTGATCTGACCCCTGATTGGTTAAAGGTGATCACCTCCCTGACCCATGTCATTGGTTCATATTTGGGTAACCTGGCAGTGTTTCTGGGCATTGTGCCTTATTGGAAGTGGAGAGctgggatttgtagtttttAAGGCTTTTAATGTGGAGTGTTTTGAGAGACGCAGGCCTGTTTGTTTTGGCCCTGAACGTCCTGTGTGACCTTTGGTTCACAACTCACATTCAACACTTCattcaacgtgtgtgtgtgtgtgtgtgtgtgtgtgtgtgtgtgtgtgtgtgtgtgtgtgtgtgtgtgtgtgtgtgtgtgtgtgtgtgtgtgtgtgtgtgtgtgtgtgtgtgtgtgtgtgtgtgtgtgtgtgtgtgtgtgcgcacatgatATGTATCAACTCACATTCAACACTTCATTCAACTGGTGTGACtgtatctcgtgtgtgtgtgtgtgcacatgataTGGATCAACTCACATTCAACACTTCATTCAACTGGTGTGACtgtatctcgtgtgtgtgtgtgtacacatgatgTGTATCAACTCACATTCAACACTTCATTCAACTGGTGTGACTgtacctcgtgtgtgtgtgtgtgtccacttgtTTTGTGTTGATTTCTGTGAATAGATTAGTAGTGTAATCACAGAATCacatctgactgtgtgtgtgtgtgtgatgtgtgcatgcgtgcgagcttcagtgtgtgtgtgtgtgtgtgtgtgtgtgtgtgtgtgtgtgtgtgagtgagtgtgatgtCACGCACTCAGAAAAAAGAGATGATTGTTATTTGcttcattccctccctctatctcagtGAAGGGCTGCTTTTATGAATGTTCTGT
Proteins encoded:
- the LOC122130197 gene encoding lysosomal alpha-glucosidase-like — translated: MKEALLLRYSLFPVLYTLFHHAHASGHTVARPLLFEFPRDQRTYALDKQFLWGKSLLVTPVLEPGVEYVVGYFPKGLWYDFYTGDSLASSGEDIKLQAPLDKINLHLREGSIIPTQRPNITLWVSSGQPMHLIGALSEDGVAEGDLFWDDGETIATYENNQHAYIRFRVQKSTMTSEVLQANVEASYITVETVSFYGVKPEPKRVTVNSQDADFTYRANQVLTVTNLGLNLSQNFTISWM